Within bacterium, the genomic segment AACCGCCGCGCGTGCCTGGGCGGTGTGACCTGGATGGCACCGAGCTCGTGCAGCGCAAGGATGATGCGATCGACACGGTGCTCCACCGGCTGAAGGTTTTCCGCCAGTGGACGGCGCCGCTCGTGAATCACTACCGGCACAGGGGACTCTATCTGGCGGTGGACGCGGAGCAGGCCGTCGAGGACGTTCATCAGCATATCCTGGCGTTCGTCCGGTCGAGGGCGGGGCGGGGGGCCTGAGAGTGGTGCAGGCGATTATGGTGAAGTCGAAAGAGGACCTCGCGGCGATGCGCCGTGCCGGGCAGGTCGCGGCGCAGGCGCTCGAGACGGTCGTTCAGGCGGTGCAGCCGGGGGTCACGACCCACGACCTCGACCAGATCGCGGAAGACCGGATTCGCCGCCTCGGCGGCGTCCCCTCGTTTCTCGGGTATCGGGGGTTCCCGGCCAGCATCTGCACCTCGGTCAACGACGAGGTCGTCCACGGGATCCCGGGCCCTCGGACGCTTCACGAAGGAGAGATCATCAGCGTGGACCTCGGGGCCGTGGTGGAGGGGTTCCACGGGGATCTGGCGGTGACGGTCCCAGTGGGGAAGGTCTCCGGCGAGATCGACCGTCTCCTCCGGGTGACCCGCGAGGCCCTCGCGATCGGGATCCGTGCCGTGCGGCCAAAGGGACGGCTCGGCAACGTGAGCGCCGCGATCCAGAAGTACGTGGAGGACCACGGGTTCTCGGTCGTGCGGGAGTTTGCGGGGCACGGGATCGGCCGCCGCCTGCACGAGGAGCCGCAGATCCCGAACTTCGGCCGGCCCGGCAATGGGGTGCCCCTGCGGCCGGGCATGACCTTGGCGATCGAGCCGATGGTCAACATGGGCACCGCCGAGGTGATGATGGATCCCGACGGCTGGACGGTGCGGACGCGCGACCACAAGCCGTCGGCCCACTTCGAGCACACCGTGGCGGTTGGTG encodes:
- the map gene encoding type I methionyl aminopeptidase, translating into MVQAIMVKSKEDLAAMRRAGQVAAQALETVVQAVQPGVTTHDLDQIAEDRIRRLGGVPSFLGYRGFPASICTSVNDEVVHGIPGPRTLHEGEIISVDLGAVVEGFHGDLAVTVPVGKVSGEIDRLLRVTREALAIGIRAVRPKGRLGNVSAAIQKYVEDHGFSVVREFAGHGIGRRLHEEPQIPNFGRPGNGVPLRPGMTLAIEPMVNMGTAEVMMDPDGWTVRTRDHKPSAHFEHTVAVGEDGPIVLTGLPAEGSV